In Corythoichthys intestinalis isolate RoL2023-P3 chromosome 4, ASM3026506v1, whole genome shotgun sequence, a genomic segment contains:
- the LOC130915108 gene encoding protein shisa-7, whose protein sequence is MTPAAKLRIFALLFFLAAPYAFGEYVALSSAPSPEPSVQQLNPKLSVLWSRPAVPEKVEENPPDGDLEAPPKPLAQKMFPKNVTSSEALAPPLGAAQAPPRLTDMWIDACQGYYDVMGQFDNSFNCTSDTYIYCCGTCHLRFCCPDRNRQLDQNSCKNYDSPTPKPDPAILIIEDPDPEFDPLKQQSHNTGFVIGGVVVFMVAVAVGIKVVFNKVQQEAIQRDLNMPRALVDMLRHQSAPVQQDERNNSVALTVADGQGTLGRAQKNLYAPGLPSKDNRLGNLQHNFINTSGSSPKHTATIERTPRMNNAQLAAGGTLLSNKHNNTKSQPSFHHSLHNLAQLPPSYESATKPELNRYSSLKRLEKGLDEYSSGYCTTKRRPHTAQPALQSSQHHLHWGGDYTLSGRGTLPRHAARPWIPPPPSGMPASPTPNPYPLDPPEPQYNPNYDTLSKPRKVKSSDQLLNMGDVPGNTGTLSRLSKNQQHQYYKAMAASNKNSNTQTLTRKTQDRQDRQDRQDRQDRHDRSDRQDRMLMSPDHLEERMGGMGVMDPYSHPGGGVPTLPRQQKAQSQQNVCATPSLDRHHMIKMNSHPTSGREQERNPGMTGHISGGMGWAGEMPAAGVVMGTGTLGGHNARRMAFASKRQNTIEQLHFIPGGGGGGGSAGSGGSSGSQGIRTGSKNEVTV, encoded by the exons ATGACGCCCGCCGCCAAGCTCCGAATCTTCGCCTTGCTTTTCTTCCTTGCCGCCCCATACGCCTTTGGGGAATATGTCGCCCTGTCTTCCGCCCCTTCCCCCGAGCCCTCAGTCCAGCAGCTCAATCCAAAACTGTCCGTCCTTTGGAGCAGACCCGCAGTTCCTGAGAAGGTTGAGGAAAATCCCCCAGATGGAGACCTGGAGGCACCCCCCAAGCCCTTGGCTCAAAAAATGTTCCCCAAGAACGTGACGTCATCGGAGGCCCTGGCCCCACCACTCGGCGCGGCCCAGGCACCTCCGCGCCTCACCGACATGTGGATAGACGCGTGCCAGGGTTATTACGACGTGATGGGTCAGTTCGACAACTCGTTCAACTGCACCTCAGATACGTACATCTACTGCTGCGGGACTTGCCACTTACGCTTCTGCTGCCCCGATCGTAACCGGCAGCTAGATCAAAACAGCTGCAAGAACTACGATTCGCCCACGCCCAAGCCTGACCCCGCTATTTTGATCATAGAAGACCCCGATCCGGAATTCGACCCCCTCAAGCAACAGAGCCATAACACTGGCTTTGTCATCGGAGGCGTGGTGGTGTTCATGGTGGCCGTGGCTGTGGGCATCAAGGTTGTTTTCAACAAAGTCCAGCAAGAGGCCATCCAGAGGGAcctcaacatgcccag GGCCTTAGTGGACATGCTGCGACACCAGTCCGCTCCAGTACAGCAGGACGAGAGGAACAACAGCGTGGCTCTAACGGTGGCGGACGGTCAGGGGACACTGGGCCGAGCTCAGAAAAACCTCTACGCTCCAGGACTGCCGAGCAAAGACAACAGAT tggGAAACCTACAACATAATTTTATAAACACCTCAGGCTCCAGTCCTAAGCACACAGCAACTATTG AACGCACCCCTCGGATGAACAACGCACAACTGGCAGCGGGAGGCACCTTGCTCTCCAATAAACACAACAACACCAAGTCGCAGCCTTCCTTCCACCACTCCCTCCACAACCTAGCCCAGCTGCCTCCCTCCTACGAAAGTGCCACTAAACCCGAACTCAATAGATACTCTTCACTTAAACGGCTCG AAAAAGGTCTCGACGAATACTCGTCTGGTTACTGTACCACCAAGCGGCGGCCTCACACCGCCCAGCCGGCTCTCCAGTCATCCCAGCACCACCTTCACTGGGGTGGCGACTACACACTAAGTGGTAGAGGAACACTTCCCAGGCACGCGGCCCGACCCTGGATTCCGCCACCCCCCTCCGGCATGCCTGCCTCACCAACTCCCAATCCTTACCCCCTGGATCCACCGGAGCCCCAGTACAACCCTAACTACGACACTCTCTCCAAACCCAGAAAAGTCAAGTCTAGTGACCAGCTGCTCAACATGGGTGACGTCCCTGGTAACACAGGGACCCTGTCGCGTCTTTCCAAGAACCAGCAGCACCAGTACTACAAAGCAATGGCTGCCTCCAATAAGAACTCCAACACGCAGACCCTCACCCGCAAGACCCAGGACAGGCAAGACAGGCAAGATAGGCAAGACAGGCAAGACAGGCATGACAGATCAGACAGACAGGACCGGATGCTCATGTCCCCAGACCACTTGGAAGAGAGAATGGGCGGTATGGGGGTCATGGATCCGTACTCCCACCCAGGTGGGGGCGTCCCTACACTCCCTCGCCAGCAGAAAGCCCAGTCCCAGCAGAACGTGTGCGCCACTCCCTCCCTGGATCGGCACCACATGATCAAGATGAACTCTCACCCAACGTCCGGAAGAGAGCAGGAGAGGAACCCGGGAATGACCGGCCATATTAGCGGGGGCATGGGCTGGGCGGGGGAGATGCCAGCGGCGGGTGTCGTCATGGGAACGGGAACCTTAGGGGGCCACAACGCCCGCAGGATGGCTTTCGCGTCTAAACGGCAGAACACCATAGAGCAGCTGCATTTTATCCCGGGAGGGGGCGGTGGCGGTGGTAGTGCCGGGTCAGGGGGGAGCAGCGGCAGTCAGGGGattagaacggggagcaaaaatgagGTTACGGTGTAA